The Bacteroidota bacterium genome contains the following window.
GTTTGTGATATTTCATTTTCCTCCTTATTCGGCAGATGAGGATTATCCGGTAATACGCAAGGAATGGGGAGCTTTGTTCGATAAGTACCATGTTGATATGGTTTTTAGCGGGCATGTTCATTATTACATGCGTTCAAAACCTATGTATGCCGAGAAAGTAGTAAAAAGCCCATCAGAAGGTACAATATATCTTATCTCTATCTCTACTCACGGCAGAAAACTAAAGTTGGAAGACAAGGATTTTGTTGAAGTAAGATATAGTGACGGGGACTATTATTACCAGAAAATTGATATAAATGAAGCTAAATTAACATTCAAAACAATTAATTCTAAAGGAGAAATAAAGGATAGTTTTGAGATTATAAAATAATGATATGATGACTAAGTCAAAAATCACTAAGTTAATTTTTACAATTACAATTTTATCGCAAGTATGCAGTGCACAGTCAGTGGTAATTGATGTTGATA
Protein-coding sequences here:
- a CDS encoding metallophosphoesterase, with product SFKYGNAQFLMLASTQSIKEQTSWIEKELKESDAVWKFVIFHFPPYSADEDYPVIRKEWGALFDKYHVDMVFSGHVHYYMRSKPMYAEKVVKSPSEGTIYLISISTHGRKLKLEDKDFVEVRYSDGDYYYQKIDINEAKLTFKTINSKGEIKDSFEIIK